A DNA window from Brassica napus cultivar Da-Ae chromosome C1, Da-Ae, whole genome shotgun sequence contains the following coding sequences:
- the LOC106377573 gene encoding protein GL2-INTERACTING REPRESSOR 2-like, translated as MSRRNRNGPKLELKLNLSPPSSQGNQMNLVRSPSRSNTTSPNSCVSSETMQEEMETTTSMVLVGCPRCLMYVMLSQDDPKCPKCKSTVLLDFLQQNASAATTAPAATTKRKKTWWN; from the coding sequence ATGAGCAGGAGGAACAGGAACGGGCCTAAGCTGGAGCTGAAGCTGAATCTTTCGCCACCTTCTTCTCAAGGTAACCAGATGAATCTGGTTCGATCTCCAAGTCGTTCCAACACAACTTCACCGAACTCATGCGTTTCCTCTGAAACGATGCAGGAGGAGATGGAGACAACAACTTCAATGGTTCTTGTCGGCTGCCCTCGTTGCCTTATGTACGTTATGCTCTCTCAAGATGACCCAAAGTGCCCAAAATGCAAAAGCACCGTCCTACTCGATTTCCTCCAGCAAAACGCCTCCGCGGCTACAACCGCCCCCGCCGCCACCACTAAACGCAAGAAGACCTGGTGGAACTGA
- the LOC106377564 gene encoding protein GL2-INTERACTING REPRESSOR 2, protein MSRRNRNGPKLELKLNLSPPSSQGNQMNLVRSPSRSNTTSPNSCVSSETIQEEMETTTSMVLVGCPRCLMYFMLSQDDPKCPKCKSTVLLDFLQQNASAATTAPAATTKRKKTWWN, encoded by the coding sequence ATGAGCAGGAGGAACAGGAACGGGCCTAAGCTGGAGCTGAAGCTGAATCTTTCGCCACCTTCTTCTCAAGGTAACCAGATGAATCTGGTTCGATCTCCAAGTCGTTCCAACACAACTTCACCGAACTCATGCGTTTCCTCTGAAACGATACAGGAGGAGATGGAGACAACAACTTCAATGGTTCTTGTCGGCTGCCCTCGTTGCCTTATGTACTTTATGCTCTCTCAAGATGACCCAAAGTGCCCAAAATGCAAAAGCACCGTCCTACTCGATTTCCTCCAGCAAAACGCCTCCGCGGCTACAACCGCCCCCGCCGCCACCACTAAACGCAAGAAGACCTGGTGGAACTGA